AATTTCCACTAGATTTGCAGCGAAGGCCATTGAAATTCCATTATAAAAAGAATAAAAATTTCAGGCGTCATTTGTTCAGAGAAGGAGATCTAGATTTGAAAGTGCTGAATCTTTCTATTAGCAGAGCTGTGAGAGATGGCACTCTATACTGAGGCATAATGGAACAGtgacaagacacacacacgcacgcacgcacgcacacacacacacacacacacacacacacacacacacacacacacacagtgtctttTCTTTCATAGTCTTTTGTTCTTTCCCCCAGTAATGTATTGTATCTACTTTGATATTTTGGCATCTTTGACAGTGGTCACCCTGCTTTTACAAACAACACATTTGAACTCTCAATTGCACAGCATGTTAAGGAACATATTTTTTTCTCAAATAGTACGGGTACTTTGAAGCATTCTTGGATTGAGTCAACATTGTGTAAACTGTATACTGAAAGTGAAACATTTCGACAACAGAATATACATTTTATTTGCCAGTTTCTGATGAATTAAGCTCGGCATTGCTTAGATTGTAGAGTGCATAGTTGAGACAGATGGCCCAGACTCAGTATCAAATTGTCAGCACATTAAGATGCAGGACATAGACCCATCTGAGTGCAGACAACTTTTCACTTATTAACTGCATGGTCCGACTTTGACATGACGGACTGACATCACATGACACTTTGTACGTCATTATTTACCAATGTATGCGTGATGGAATATCTTCTTGGAGAGAAGCAATATTTTTGATGTTTTGGCATGAACATTTACCCGATTCATTTGTCAAGATGCGTTCTCACACAAATAATTGGAGAGGATGTAAATACTACTGTAAAGTGGCGTGACTAGACAGTGGCGAAGTTCCTGAAATTGGTCGGAGAAGTCATGTTGACAGAACATCAAATCTCTTAATTGACAGTGCTGCGTTGCCTCTGTTGGGAGAAGGGGGTGTACCTTGTTCCTGTGGCAAGGTGTTTGTCTGCTCCTGTGTCACTCGATGCAAGGACCCAGGGACCCTCGTGCTCATTTGGCGCTCACATTCTCCATCTCGGCATCCGCATTATTAAAATCATCCCTCAGCGCTCCACCAAGAGCCTCTTTGTTACTTGGCTGGCGAAGCTCGCTTCTGTCAAGTCTTCACCAATTACAGTCGCAGGTACAATGGTCTATTCACAGGATCACAGCCCTTGACTGGTGTGGGGAGAGTGATTTGTGAATCATTATTCGGCTGCCTGTAGAGAATGCGATACCTGAGGAATGCAAATAATCTGCCAGCGAATAGACGGCTGGGCTCCTAAAAGTGACAGGCTACAGCTGTTATTATCCCAGATTGGATTCTTTTCCCCTCTTGGAGAGGCAGTCATCTCCTTGGCTTTCAAGCTGGAGGTTTCCACTAAATGTTATTTCTTTCCCTTCATGAGAAGTGGTGGCCAGCTCATAGTGGCGGCTGTCAAATCCTCAACTCTAGTTTAAGCGCATCACAGCCTCACTCTTAGCAGGAAGGGAAATATTAGGCGATGGATCTAGATAGATAGTTATGTTTACTGCAGAGAGAATCCATTGATGGTGTAAGAAGCGCTTTTGGCATCACTCAGTAAGATAAATCAAATGATCAAAAAAGCATCCAAGCAACCGCCGCTATGACGCTGCTATGACATTTCCCTGAAGTTGTCATTCTTTTCCCATATTTAGCATTGATTGTATTGTTCAGCTGTAAGCGGTAGAAATACACTAGATTTGATTGACTGAACCAGTGATCCAATAGCTGGATGATAAACGGGTGACATTGTTATTGGAATAGCTGTGGCATTGAGGTTGTGCGGTCACTCCCTGCCTTTGATTTCTTATAGGTTTTTAAACAGGAAAGTAGGATTACAGATAATGACAGGGGACTTTAGAATCAATCTAGAAGTCTGGGAGCTCTCTCTGTCGGGCCCAAAGTGTTAAAATGGGTCTGTGTGATGCTGCTCGTTGGGTTTCGTCCAATCCCAGGCCAGGCTGAAAGCGTGTGGGGCTAATCTCATAATTATCcgacccccctccccacacattgTTCTGGCAGAGAGTTACCATTAACTGTGAGGATATCTTTGTCCTGCAATGTCAGGTGTCCCGCTGAGTCACAGGGCAGAAAAACCTCTTAAAAGGGCTTTAAGGGTAGTGAATGACTAAGACGTTCATAAGTGGGAACACTATACTTACATCCATCCTCCAGGCCTTAGGGCAATTATTGGACTGGGTGCTAACGGTTTGAAATAAATCTACTTGTCCTTCACAGTAAAGATTCAACCTACAGTAAGGATGGATTTGGGGTAAAGCATTGCCATTTTAACTATATAATTGTCAACAATCTGCTTTTTCTTAATGGGATGTCATTGCATGCATTCTTTCATACCTACACATGACATGTCACATAAATGTAGTCCTGAACTGGGAACTTGTTAATAACCGAAACTTAGCAACAAAGTGAAACTGTGCAATCGCAGGGCGACCTTGGCAGGGCAATGTTCCGAAACGGCATGGTAAACAGGCCGGGCTGTTCTCTCATGAATATGCATAGGCCAGCCGACGGATAACAAACGCTACTCTGTTCTGTCAGTCAACACCAACACCACGAAGCTCCATCCtgcctgtgttgttgttgtgtctaCCATCCAGGTTGGTGAAAATCAAGGAGTGGGTGGACAGTCACGACCCCGGGGCGCTGGTCATCCCCTTCAGCGGAGGAGTGGAGAGTGTCCTGCAGGACATGAGTGAAGAGGAGATTCAGAAGTACTGCACCGAGCACAAGGCTCAGAGGTTAATTAGCATTCAGTCTCCCCACACTTTATTATCAACTGTGCCCTCCACGCACTCCTTTAATTGCATGTGCTGATAGAATAATAAATGGGAGAGTAATTACCATTATAAAGCAAGGATCCCTCTCTTAACGGGAACAACTCAGTCAAAGGGTTTTCTTCTAAATTAAGTTTTTAACTGTCATCTGTCATCTACAGGTATAATTATAACTTGGGCATTTTGGGTGTATTGTTCGTATGTGGAAACCTCTATGGAGGAAGAGAAATTGTGACAGCAGATTTTTTTTTCTCCCGAGCTCTGAGAGACGTTGGGATGAATTCTTAAAGGTGCTAAATGAGACGGCAAGCGTGCCAATTAATCCCCAAAAAATCACTGGAGAATTAAATGCTCTATGTTAAACGAAGTGatcctattttatttatttaatgacTTTATATGCTGGGATTGATGTGGTCTTGCCAGAGAGGTGGCTACGAATCAAAGCAATACTAAAATACCCTAAATGACTTAGCATTTACAGCACCGTGAACAACATGAAAATTGATATTGCTTTCACCCTGCTTATTCTGACAGCGTTCTGACAAGGATCATCAAGGCTGGCTATGGAGCCCTACAGTTGGAGTACTTCTTCACAGCTGGACCAGACGAGGTCCGTGCGTGGACCATCCGGGTAAGACCCTGTCCCAGCGGCTGGCCGCGCCGCGCACCGTTCCACCCTGCTGGCATCCAGCCTGATATCAGCCACTTTCAACTTTGTCATGGTCCTGCTTTAGCTAGTCATTACAGGCCAAGGATAACTTCAATTACTGGTGAGCTGCTGAACAGTGAAAGTGGGGGGCTACATTGATTGAGGAGGGCAACAATTGATTTTGCCCATTACGTCCTGAGAATGTTTCCATCCAGCGCAGATCTGCCTGCCCTCCTCCTGCCGCGGGAGATAAGGGGCCCTAGCATTGTGCCTGCCTAATCTGTGTGACGGGGGTTGTCTGGGCTGAAATTGATGTGGCTTTTCATTTGACCATTTGTGGGCCCTGCTGTGggctcctcctccctgtgtctcaGTTTACTGAGCCCGCCGAGAGGCTGGGTGACACTGAATCACAGGAGGATTGACATCGATACAGATGTTGGCTCGGCACACTGGTATTGTGCAAATGTTTTAGAGGGAATAAAAGGATTAAGGGCCGTCCTAATAATGTATTCTACCTCTCAGGAGTAGCATACCGATGCATTGGTCAATCCTAACACATGTAAGTAACGTGAGCAGTATTTAAGACAACTAACTCAACTgaaagtatgtacagtatgttcttAAGAAAAAGACCACTTTGAGCTTAAAGTTTTAGATGAACAATAAACGCAACATTTTATTTGGGAGACATAGTGGTTAAATATATGAGCCACCTCCTCCCAGCCATGAGTGATGTCCTCAGTGTGTTTAGGAAAGTAACAGAAGTCCTCCAAGCCTTTCTCTCCTATGGGCTTGTCTCCTTTGACATAACTGATTACAGCTAGCCTTGATTGTGTGTGAGAGGCATTTAGTCTGGTAAGCATCAGTGAGTAGCTATATTAACCCAATACATCTTACATTGTAAAAACTACACTCTGTAACGTGGTGCTGCTAAGCCCTTTAGCATGCTTTATTAGGCAGCCTCGAGGTGACCATTATCTATCAGGCTGCTCTGCATAGCTGTTAACTACTATGATGTGTACCTCTTGTAGTGTGGCATAGGACAAAATCATCCCCTAATCTATTTTTCTCCACCTAGACAAACCTTGATGCTGATTAATGGTAGTTAAACTTACAAGCACTCCGTCAATGAGATTGCATAGGGATGGTAATGTATTGGAGTCATTAAATACACATCATTCTTTTGGCATGAAATATGTTGACCCCAACCTGATTATATACATAATTAAAGGTGCTCAACAGTTTCGAGGCACAGTgctacagagcagagagagagagggagagcaggtcGACAGGCACAAGTCATAATGATGCAGAGCAGGGATGTCACTTATTTGGGTCATTTGTCAATTTCCCCCAGCTTTATTTCAATGCATATAAATTGCGTATTTTATCAGAGACAGTTGTGACTTCTAGTGCTAAATGGGATTTAATGTAGAAAGAATTTATAAAACAGTTAGGGAAAACAGTTGTTTTTGGTTCTCGGAATGGACATCTAAAACAACCAATTTGATATTTCCCATGGTTATTCCATTATAATGTAAGTTCCGTTTAAATTCAAATGTATATTCCATAAAGGGAACTTTTACATTTCCTTTCAATCATCTGCTGTGCTATGAAAACATTTTGAAGAAGTTCAAACACGACAAAGGGGAGGACGGTATAATATTCTACAAATACATATGCAGATAGTATACACTGTGTATAAAATATAGTGAACGTTTCTATTTCAAAATGGTCAGGTATGATACAGCCAGGTCAATATAGTGTCTCTCCCACTGCAACacggcctctctcgctctctgatgACCTGAGGCCAGAGTAGCAACCCACAATGAGGCAAGATTGCTTGGACAGAAATCAATAGCACCCTGGAATGGGAATCAGAAATTGCTGGTGGGCATTGATAGCAGCTCTGACTCCTTATCGGCCTCAAGGCTGCTCTACCAATGCACAACTGTGTGTAGTGCTATCCAAAAATCAGGAGCGAGGTAAGAATAACCCCCAACACACCCCCTAGCCATGCTCACTTCACCATCCCCCTATCAAACAGCATGTCAGTCCTGTGCTGTAATCCATCTTCTCCAAAACAATTAATTTACCTTGTGTGTcctttctctttcttcctcctgACAGAAAGGAACCAAGGCTCCACAGGCAGCCGGCAAGATCCACACGGACTTTGAGAAGGGCTTCATTATGGCTGAAGTAATGAAATTTGAGGATTTTAAAGAGGGAGGCAGTGAGAACGCTGTCAAGGTGAGCCGTCGGGGTGCGCCAGGAGATGAGGGAAGTCTCCTGTGATCAGTGGAGCTGACAGTCACCACACTGCTCGCACTGCAAATGCTCTTCACCTTTACTCAGGGGAAGAAATTACTGCACACACTCCGCCAGCGCACCTGACAAGCCAACTGATTCTGTCTCTAAACACTGCAATTCTACTCCTGCTGCGCATATCTTTATCCCAATCTGCTCTAACAGGCTCATGGTAGGCCTTTCTTATACCTCAGACCAGCGGCTCAGAGGAAGCTCTCTGTACCCCACCAGGCGTTAACCAGCCACATCTATAGAGCGGACCGTTAGCTTTACACTCTTTGCCACCAAATCCCCAAGCCGCTGTAGCAGCACTGTTACAGCGATATAAAGGGGCAAGTTAAATAAAGTGTGACATTTTTTACATAAGGACTGTTTCACGGATGAACAGCACATAAGTGTGGCCTGCAAATCTTCTTTTAtaactgccaatgtttgttttgACCTTTTTACTGGGATGTGGCTTTTAAATGGGCTCTGCTCTGTCAAATATAATCACTGTACTTCATGGTGAATTTGTGAAGACAATAGCTCTGCGATAAATACAGCAGGTTATGTCGCTGAGCgcataaaggcccagtgcagtcaaaaacttgaTTTGCCTGTGGTtgtccacactatgaggttggaataatactgtgaaaatgatgataatgcccttttagtgtaagagctgtttgaaaatgccTGAAATCTCAGCCTGTTTTGTTAGGGTtaagttttggcctgcctggtaacatcaccaggcggtaaattggttaatagatcaataagaaagagttccaaatctctctgccaataacagctagttttgagtttgcccctccccactcagaccactccccaACAGTCctagctatttttgtttctttttgtccattttaattgaaaacaatcacagtaaggtacttaattgttacccagaaatgatttgatattgagttaaaaaatggctgcattggatctTTAAACGTTTTTATTCTCAGTCTATGAGTGTGTGGAAATGCTCAGGGTAACTGTAAGACATTGGCCTCATCTACAACACCTCTCATCCGCCTGGTTGAGTTAATGCTATTGGGTCTTACGTTTTCTTTTTTCAGAAGAAAGCTCGGGGCAAGGAACAACATTCCAAAGTGTTCCATGTCACACAATGGATTGTAGCAATTTCCCGACACCCACCGTGACTAGTGTGTCTGATGCTGTTGGTTTGTCTTGTATGGTCCTGCCCTTGACACAGCAGGACATGAATCTGTCCGTGTCAGTGGTTAGCACGTGTCTGGAGGAAGTGCCTCTATTGGTTTACCTCCAGAACCTTGACTGGCATCTGTTATTAGTGGGTACAAAGCCCTTCACAGTCCTATTATGTAGATAGTTGTGGTACTTAAGCTTCAAACACGATTAAACTTGACCCCCAgccaatagctgttgatgacatCAAACCATGTGGTAATTGGATACTTTTTAACCTGAAATTGGCCTGGGTTCTGTTTAAAATGCAGCAGGTCTAAAAGTAACAGTAAGTATTTGTTTCACCAATGGAATATATGGATTAAACAATTAGGGATGTGGACAATGTGGAGATCACAGAGTTTCTAGATGAGTATCAGACAGTAATCCCTCCTAAATCCCGTGCAGGAGATGTGTGATTAGCACTGGCAAGTAGTGAGAGCTTGGCATACTGACTCCTAATGTCACCCAGTAGATCTCCAAATCCTCTGTCTGGCAGATATTCATGCACTACATTAGTAGCCCTATAGGGATCTGGAAATGACCAAAACATTTGAATAATTCAATAATATTTCACCTCAACTctttgtaaaatgtgtataaatcCTCTGTCATGTATTGCTGGTTACTAGTTCCTAAAGTGTCAGTAGAGGGTGAAATGCGCAGGGCTCTAGGGGTTTGAACATGATTGTTATAGAAGCCTGACATCAGAGCCTCAGGTCCTGTTGCATGCTCTCTTTCCAATCCCCGTTCCCTCGTGTATATATGGACACGGAGCATTTTTGACTGCAGCATTAAGGCCAATGCTAGTTCATGTCAGTTGTGGGAACGGGCTGTTTGAATAGGCCAGCGTACAGGGATATCACATTATTAGGAATCATATCTGCTTAAGCCAAGCCTGCTCCTCCAGATGGCTGCTTTCAAGTGCAAATGAACCAGTTAGACGTGTCTGGTTTAATACATACTCTGGAATCACAAATAGCCATTGATTTGcccccccccctgtctccctctccaagCAGTGTTTCTGGTGCTATAGAGTCTGGATTAAATGGTCTCCTGAGCCTTTAAAGGGACATTGATTCTTCTAATTAATTGTGCCTTGTGCAGAACCAGAATGCATAAACCCGTCCGTATTAGCACTTCAAGTCAATTATTTTGAGTTTGCCCGGGAAGGGGAACAAACAGATCTAATGTATACAAAAGAAATGTTGGAACTTATTTTGTTTCCTTGAGAAGTTTGAGGTTGCTATAATGAAGAGTGTTATTAACATTTTACTTGTACATATGAATGGAAATTGACAGAGAAGAGGGTTATTCACTCAGTGGGAATCTAGTCACCCCATGAATAaaacatgactgtgtgtgtgtatgctgtttTCAGGAAAGAGTGAGATGATCACGTGTGTTCATTGCTAATTTGCTATTTATAGCTATTTCTTGTTTTTCATTACTGTCATTAATTAGGTGTTGTGTTTCTCTGTTTTACAGGCAGCCGGGAAATACAGACAACAGGGAAAAACCTACGTTGTGGAGGACGGAGACGTCATCTTTTTCAAATTCAACACGCCGAACCAGCCCAAGACTAAGAAGTGACTCAGTCACAGTCTGTTGGCTACCAGAATGGACTGTGCAGTTAGATAATTCGTCTTCTTTGTTTTAGACAGAATGAAGCTGGAGATTGTGATTGATACCTGCCAGGTCGGCTCAGTCCTACCTACTGCCCACTCTGCCACATTATCCCTGTTTGTTTTTGGTTCAGGAGAATTCCATACAGTCCCCCTTGCCAAAGAACAGGTCCACTAAACGTTGACAGCTTTTGGTAGGAGCATTTGAAGAAGCGTATTACTCTCTTGATACTTCATTAATCTCCATCACTGGTGCCAGGCCTGACACAGCTGACAGCAGGGACAATGCGACctgctcctctcccccttccagaGATAATGCATGTTTTACAGTAGCCCAGATGTCTATACTCAATAAAACATTTGACAAAAaccagcctgtgtgtgtttggggaTGTCTGTATTGACTGGCGCGCGGGTTGCAGACGGCGATAGTGGGTCCTGCTGGCAACTGATTACAGAATTAAAAGACACAGTTGACAGTGGCTCtggcagagagaggacaaccaTAATTGTATCTGTAAAGCGATTCTTATTGTAGAGGCCTAAGTGTTGGATATTGATTATTTCACACAAGAGAATTGGTCAGGTGAAATTGTTTGAATGAACCTTTCCTCTCCATGCTTAGTCCCGATATTCTGAGATGTTCTGTATTTAAAGAGACTGCTTATAAATGTGCACCCCATTATTAATGAGAGTGCCATTATCATTAGACTTAGGTATGCCTGAAGGCTGTTTTTGTAATAATTGCTCTGTGTCGCCATTCTACTGAATGACCGGGAAAATGCAACAACTAAACCAAAACAATTTCCATTCGAATAGTCTTCACAGAAGTCTTTATTTATATTAAATTCTGAAAAGAAAATAGAAGCCACAATTCAGGAGcacaactaaaaaaaaaaaaaacattcctaGTCCCACTGAAGTAGTGTTTTTCTCACCTGTATACtttgtgtgtaagtgtttttgagGCATTTATGCTGATGGAATGGTATGGCTGGAGCTGCGGACGGTGCTGCAAAGTGAAATTGTCTGCTCCACAGGAGTGAGAACACAGAGCGGATCAAGCTCCTTCGCTGAATATCTTGCCTCTATAAATACCCCTCTCTGCAGAGAACAAAATGGCCTTCTCATGGAGGCACAAAGATTGAATAAAAATTGTCATTTCTCTGCAAGTGCATTGCATGCACTAGCTTAAAGAAATTGTGTGTTGACCAAACAAAGACTGCACAAACCCTACAAAGCATAGTGTTTGGCATTGAAATAAAGTTGTATTACTGTCTTCAAGATATAATCAAAAATGGAATCATGACCAAAAACTAGGATCATGTTTGTTGGGGGATGTTGAGGGCGGCGGAAAACGGATGGCCTgatattctcctgtagaattctctgatacagagcagaattcatggctccttctattaaggcaagttgtccaggtcctgaggcagcaaagcatccccaaattatcacactgccaccaccatgcgtgaccgttggtatgaggttcttactgtggaatgcagtgtttggttttcgccaggcataatgggacccttGTCCAAAAAGTTGACTAAATTTAGCTAAAAAAGCACCTGGAAGATCACCAATactcttggaagaatgttatatggacagatgagtcaaaagtataactttttggatgacatggGTCCCATTTTTCCTGTGGAAAACCAAAcattgcattccacagtaagaacctcataccaacggtcaagcatggtggtggtagtctgatggtttggggatgctttgctgcctcaggacctggacgacttgccttaatagaaggaaccatgaattctgctctgtatcagataattctacaggagaatatcAGCTATtcatctgtgagctgaagctgaagggCAGCTGGGTAatacagcaagacaatgatccaaaacacacaatcaagtttacatgaaaatggctaaaaagcaatAATTCAATTTAGAatttttggaatggcctagtcaaagtccagacctaatcccaaggTGTTGTGGCAGGACATGAAACGAGAAGtccatgcttgaaaacccacaaatgtcactgagttaaagcagttctgcatgcaagagtgggcTGAAATTCCCCTCACaacgatgtgagagactgatcaacaactacaggaataACAACCacttattgagtgtaagggggcaattactttttcacacaggggaattgggtgttgcataactgtgttaattaaataaataaaataagtatactttgtttttattcattgtaaactcaggttccctttatctaatattaggatttggttgaagatctgataacattcagtatcaaaaatagagaaaatcagaaagggggcaaatactttttcacggcatTGTAGGTCTTGCGGCATTACAAGTCTTCCTCCTACAGTAGCCCCATTAAGAACACTCAACTTTCTCTAGCCATCATAGTTGCCATGTATGTTCTATATGCTTGTGTAAGTTAAGCTACTGGGGGTATTTTAGGTTACTCATTGTGTGAGTGAAACCATGAAGTTTCTCCA
The Salvelinus fontinalis isolate EN_2023a chromosome 23, ASM2944872v1, whole genome shotgun sequence genome window above contains:
- the LOC129821261 gene encoding obg-like ATPase 1 isoform X3, with protein sequence MTRAFEDEDIVHVEGNVDPVRDIEIIHEELRLKDEEMIGPIMEKLEKVAVRGSDKKLKPEYDVMLKIKNWVVDEKKHVRYCRDWTEKEIEVLNKYLFLTSKPMIYLINLSEKDYIRRKNKWLVKIKEWVDSHDPGALVIPFSGGVESVLQDMSEEEIQKYCTEHKAQSVLTRIIKAGYGALQLEYFFTAGPDEVRAWTIRKGTKAPQAAGKIHTDFEKGFIMAEVMKFEDFKEGGSENAVKAAGKYRQQGKTYVVEDGDVIFFKFNTPNQPKTKK